Proteins encoded in a region of the Teredinibacter purpureus genome:
- a CDS encoding phosphatidate cytidylyltransferase, which yields MAKRAINLKTRLLVLKQRFITAVALVVPFLAVLFIGTWLHFAILAGVVVSLAAWEWAALAGLKSPITRTVYTAVVAFVGLFIGWYLQSPDQLQHLKALLVTTAVWWAVALLWVQGYPSSAVIWGAVPVRLLMGGFVLVPAWLALLFLRAEPAGSWLVLMVVATVAAADIGAYFTGRAFGRTKLAKNVSPGKSWEGVAGGLVFVLVLGVIANLTIFGGNWTSLVAILLPTAFVSVLGDLVESMVKRHQGVKDSGTLLPGHGGFMDRIDGLVAAAPIFALAVLSTQWAVKVV from the coding sequence TTGGCAAAACGGGCGATCAACTTAAAAACGAGGCTACTCGTGCTTAAACAACGATTTATCACCGCGGTTGCCTTAGTGGTGCCATTTTTGGCGGTTCTGTTTATAGGAACATGGCTGCATTTTGCAATCCTAGCGGGTGTTGTCGTTAGTCTAGCGGCATGGGAGTGGGCGGCACTTGCAGGGCTTAAAAGCCCCATTACACGCACTGTATATACGGCTGTTGTAGCGTTTGTCGGTTTGTTTATTGGCTGGTATTTGCAGTCGCCCGATCAACTTCAGCATTTGAAGGCTCTCTTGGTTACTACAGCCGTTTGGTGGGCCGTAGCGTTGCTTTGGGTGCAGGGTTACCCTTCGAGCGCGGTTATATGGGGTGCCGTACCTGTTCGCCTGCTCATGGGCGGTTTTGTGCTCGTGCCGGCATGGTTAGCGTTATTGTTTTTACGCGCAGAGCCTGCTGGAAGCTGGTTGGTATTGATGGTGGTTGCAACCGTTGCCGCTGCCGATATAGGGGCATATTTTACCGGTAGAGCGTTTGGCCGAACGAAATTAGCGAAGAACGTAAGCCCAGGTAAAAGCTGGGAAGGTGTTGCCGGTGGTTTGGTGTTTGTACTGGTGCTAGGGGTAATTGCTAATCTCACTATTTTCGGTGGAAATTGGACCTCACTCGTCGCCATTCTATTGCCCACCGCGTTTGTTTCGGTGCTGGGTGATCTTGTAGAAAGCATGGTTAAACGGCATCAAGGCGTGAAAGATAGCGGTACATTGTTGCCAGGGCACGGTGGGTTTATGGATCGTATTGATGGCTTGGTCGCTGCGGCGCCTATATTTGCGTTGGCTGTACTGTCTACTCAATGGGCAGTGAAGGTCGTATAG
- the pyrH gene encoding UMP kinase: MANGRDRKYKRILLKLSGEQLMGDEGFGIDPKVLDKMALEIGQLVGIGVQVGLVIGGGNLFRGAALSEAGLDRVTGDHMGMLATVMNALAMRDALERSNISSTVMSAIPMHGVTDQYDRRKAIRLLENGEVVIFSAGTGNPFFTTDSAAALRAIEVEAEIVLKATKVDGVYTADPVKDPAATRYDYLTYDKLLQDKLGVMDLTAICLCRDHAMPVRVFQMTKPGALLSIVVGEEEGTLIVDSIDEV, from the coding sequence ATGGCAAATGGGCGTGATCGCAAATATAAGAGAATTTTGCTTAAGTTAAGTGGCGAGCAATTGATGGGCGATGAAGGTTTTGGAATCGACCCTAAAGTGCTCGACAAAATGGCTTTGGAAATCGGTCAGTTGGTCGGAATTGGTGTTCAAGTCGGCCTTGTTATTGGTGGTGGTAATTTGTTTCGCGGTGCCGCATTGAGCGAAGCCGGTCTGGACCGTGTGACGGGTGATCACATGGGTATGTTGGCTACGGTCATGAATGCTTTGGCCATGCGTGACGCGTTAGAGCGTTCCAATATATCGTCTACAGTTATGTCCGCTATCCCTATGCATGGTGTAACGGATCAATATGACCGTCGAAAAGCGATTCGCTTACTCGAGAACGGTGAAGTTGTTATTTTCTCCGCCGGTACCGGCAACCCTTTCTTTACCACTGACTCTGCAGCAGCGTTGCGTGCAATTGAAGTTGAAGCTGAGATTGTGCTGAAGGCAACAAAGGTTGATGGTGTTTATACCGCGGATCCAGTGAAAGACCCTGCGGCCACTCGCTATGATTACCTGACGTACGACAAACTGCTGCAGGACAAGCTAGGCGTTATGGATCTGACCGCGATTTGTCTGTGTCGTGATCATGCGATGCCAGTACGCGTATTTCAAATGACAAAACCGGGTGCATTGCTGAGTATTGTGGTGGGCGAAGAAGAGGGCACCCTGATAGTAGATTCGATAGACGAGGTGTAA
- a CDS encoding ArsC family reductase yields MTNITLYGIKNCDTVKKARKWLEQNSIDYTYHDFRLDGLKAETLSAWLNTIGAETLINKRSTTWKQLSDTEKQRITNGEALDIVLAQPTVIKRPVLMLANDTLVGFNEKIYTDQLLG; encoded by the coding sequence ATGACCAACATTACCCTGTACGGCATTAAAAATTGCGATACTGTCAAAAAAGCCCGCAAGTGGCTTGAGCAAAACAGTATCGACTATACCTATCACGACTTTCGGCTCGACGGCCTAAAAGCCGAGACGCTATCCGCATGGTTAAATACCATTGGCGCCGAGACACTGATAAACAAACGCAGCACTACATGGAAACAATTATCCGACACCGAAAAACAACGCATTACAAACGGTGAGGCACTGGATATAGTCTTGGCCCAGCCAACGGTAATTAAACGCCCTGTACTAATGCTCGCTAACGATACACTCGTAGGATTCAACGAAAAAATCTATACCGATCAGTTGCTCGGTTAA
- the map gene encoding type I methionyl aminopeptidase: MPVTIKTPEDIVKMRIAGRMAAEVLEMIEEHVVPGITTAELDRICHDYITQVQSAIPAPLNYKGFPKSICTSVNHVVCHGIPSDKKKLKAGDIVNIDVTVIADGYHGDTSKMYFVGTVAPHAHRLSKVTQECLYKGIELVKPGCRLGDIGAAIQQHAESNHYTIVRDYCGHGIGKVFHEEPQVLHYGTAGTGMELREGMTFTIEPMINAGKHHTKLKGDGWTVETRDGRLSAQWEHTLAVTATGVEVLTARKEESF, encoded by the coding sequence ATGCCTGTCACCATCAAAACTCCCGAAGATATCGTCAAAATGCGCATCGCTGGCCGCATGGCCGCCGAAGTATTAGAAATGATCGAAGAACATGTGGTGCCAGGCATTACAACAGCAGAGCTCGACCGCATTTGTCACGATTACATTACTCAAGTTCAAAGCGCCATTCCGGCCCCCCTGAACTATAAAGGGTTTCCTAAGTCCATCTGCACATCCGTCAATCACGTCGTTTGTCACGGAATTCCGTCAGACAAGAAAAAACTGAAAGCCGGCGATATCGTGAATATCGACGTTACCGTTATTGCTGACGGCTATCACGGTGACACCAGCAAAATGTATTTTGTCGGCACTGTCGCCCCACACGCCCACCGCCTATCCAAGGTTACCCAAGAATGTCTCTATAAAGGCATAGAACTCGTAAAACCGGGCTGTCGCCTAGGCGACATTGGCGCAGCCATCCAACAACATGCCGAAAGCAATCATTACACGATTGTTCGAGACTACTGCGGGCACGGCATTGGAAAAGTCTTTCATGAGGAACCGCAAGTTCTCCATTACGGCACCGCTGGCACAGGAATGGAACTACGCGAAGGCATGACCTTCACCATAGAGCCAATGATTAACGCAGGCAAACATCATACAAAACTAAAAGGCGATGGCTGGACGGTCGAAACTCGTGATGGCCGCCTATCAGCCCAATGGGAGCACACTCTCGCGGTAACCGCTACCGGAGTAGAAGTGTTGACTGCACGCAAAGAGGAATCGTTTTAA
- the nth gene encoding endonuclease III codes for MLKQERVEFILSDLKKRYPNPPIPLDHKDTYTLLVAVLLSAQCTDERVNQVTPALWQLADNCYDMAKQNVDDIRAIIRPCGLSPQKSKAIQKLSEILVETFNGEVPNDMEALETLPGVGHKTAGVVMVQAFNVPAFPVDTHIHRLAQRWGLTNGKNVTQTEKDLKRLFPKNRWNDLHLQIIYYGREYCSARGCDGTVCPICTTCYPNRKNPKKTHKA; via the coding sequence ATGCTTAAACAAGAACGTGTAGAGTTTATTCTCTCAGACCTAAAAAAGCGCTACCCTAACCCGCCCATTCCTCTTGACCACAAGGACACCTACACCTTGCTGGTTGCAGTGCTTCTTTCTGCACAATGTACAGATGAACGCGTCAACCAAGTTACGCCCGCGCTCTGGCAACTGGCCGACAACTGTTACGACATGGCGAAACAAAACGTTGACGACATTCGGGCCATCATTCGTCCCTGCGGTCTATCACCGCAGAAATCAAAAGCCATTCAAAAACTATCTGAAATACTTGTGGAAACGTTCAACGGAGAAGTCCCCAATGACATGGAAGCGCTCGAAACGCTTCCCGGCGTTGGACACAAAACAGCAGGAGTGGTGATGGTACAAGCTTTTAACGTACCAGCATTCCCCGTTGACACGCATATACATCGTCTCGCACAACGCTGGGGGCTAACCAATGGTAAAAACGTTACGCAAACGGAAAAAGACCTGAAACGCCTATTCCCCAAAAATCGCTGGAACGATTTGCACCTACAAATTATTTATTACGGTAGAGAATACTGTTCGGCTCGCGGCTGCGACGGAACCGTATGTCCCATTTGCACAACCTGCTACCCAAACCGTAAGAACCCGAAAAAAACACATAAGGCTTAA
- the tsf gene encoding translation elongation factor Ts — protein MAVTATLVKELRDRTSLGMMECKRALAETDGDIDLAIENLRKASGLKAAKKADRTAAEGVVAAKVADDGSYAVVLEVNSETDFVARDEGFLGFVGAVLNKAFDAKAKNVEAILSDDLEKTRSELVQKIGENIGIRRVDLAQADSGVVGAYVHSNNRIAVLVQLSGGTVELAKDVAMHIAAVNPQVVNPSDMSEDLVNKEKDIIKAQPDMEGKPEAIVEKMMVGRINKFLKENSLVEQAFVKDPEVTVGNLVKQAGAEIVRFVRFEVGEGIEKKEEDFAAEVAAQVAASKSS, from the coding sequence ATGGCAGTAACGGCTACTTTGGTGAAAGAGCTTCGTGATCGTACCAGTCTCGGTATGATGGAATGTAAGAGAGCGTTGGCTGAAACAGACGGCGATATTGATCTTGCGATTGAGAATTTACGTAAGGCTTCTGGCCTTAAAGCGGCTAAAAAAGCTGACCGTACAGCGGCTGAAGGCGTAGTTGCGGCGAAGGTCGCAGACGATGGTAGCTATGCCGTTGTGCTAGAAGTGAACAGCGAGACAGATTTTGTTGCTCGTGATGAAGGCTTCTTAGGGTTCGTTGGTGCTGTTTTGAATAAAGCATTCGACGCAAAAGCTAAAAATGTTGAAGCAATTTTAAGCGACGATCTCGAGAAAACCCGCTCTGAGCTGGTTCAGAAAATCGGTGAAAATATCGGTATTCGCCGTGTTGATCTTGCGCAAGCGGACAGCGGTGTGGTTGGTGCTTATGTTCATTCTAACAATCGTATTGCGGTGTTGGTTCAGTTGTCTGGCGGTACTGTAGAGCTAGCAAAAGATGTTGCGATGCATATTGCAGCTGTCAACCCACAGGTTGTTAATCCTTCTGATATGTCTGAAGACTTGGTCAATAAGGAAAAAGACATTATTAAGGCTCAGCCTGATATGGAAGGTAAGCCTGAGGCTATTGTTGAGAAAATGATGGTTGGTCGTATCAATAAATTCTTGAAAGAGAATAGTTTGGTAGAGCAGGCGTTCGTTAAAGACCCTGAAGTTACCGTGGGTAACTTGGTGAAGCAAGCTGGCGCTGAAATAGTGCGATTTGTTCGCTTCGAAGTGGGTGAAGGCATCGAAAAGAAAGAAGAAGATTTTGCTGCGGAAGTTGCAGCGCAGGTTGCGGCCTCTAAATCTTCCTGA
- the rpsB gene encoding 30S ribosomal protein S2: protein MPTVSMRDMLQAGVHFGHQTRYWNPKMDQYIFGARNKIHIINLEHTVPAFNEALAIIKTLASQKKKVLFVGTKRAAQKTIKEQAERSGMPYVSNRWLGGMLTNYKTIRASIRRFRDLEVQSQDGTFEKLTKKEALMRTRTMGKLELSIGGIKDMGGLPDALFVVDVEHERIAIQEANKLGIPVIGVVDTNSDPAGVDYVIPGNDDAIRAVKLYVSAVADACLEGIKENSPAGVADEFVEVAGEAGSTEG, encoded by the coding sequence ATGCCTACAGTAAGCATGCGCGATATGTTGCAAGCCGGTGTCCACTTCGGCCACCAAACCCGTTATTGGAACCCAAAAATGGATCAGTACATTTTTGGTGCCCGCAATAAGATTCATATCATCAACTTGGAGCACACTGTTCCAGCTTTCAACGAAGCTTTGGCCATTATCAAAACCTTGGCAAGCCAAAAGAAAAAAGTTCTTTTCGTTGGTACTAAGCGAGCGGCTCAAAAGACTATTAAAGAACAGGCAGAGCGTTCAGGCATGCCTTATGTGAGCAACCGTTGGTTGGGTGGTATGTTGACCAACTATAAGACCATTCGCGCGTCTATTCGTCGTTTTCGTGATCTTGAAGTTCAAAGTCAAGATGGTACGTTCGAAAAATTGACCAAGAAAGAAGCGCTGATGCGTACCCGCACCATGGGTAAGCTTGAGCTATCTATTGGTGGTATTAAAGATATGGGCGGTTTGCCTGATGCATTGTTTGTTGTAGATGTTGAGCACGAGCGAATTGCTATCCAAGAAGCGAATAAGCTAGGTATTCCCGTTATTGGTGTAGTTGATACTAACAGTGATCCTGCTGGCGTAGATTACGTTATCCCGGGTAACGATGATGCTATTCGTGCTGTTAAGCTTTATGTTAGCGCTGTTGCTGATGCTTGTTTAGAGGGTATCAAAGAAAATTCTCCTGCCGGCGTTGCGGATGAGTTCGTAGAAGTTGCAGGTGAAGCAGGTAGTACAGAAGGTTAA
- the frr gene encoding ribosome recycling factor, which translates to MLNDIKKDAEARMVKSVEVLAVNFNKIRTGRAHPSILDGVMVSYYGNPTPLSQVANVSVLDARTLSLSPWEKSMVPEIEKAIMKSDLGLNPVTTGELIRVPMPALTEESRKGYIKQARTEAENGRISIRNIRRDAISHVKDLLKDKEIGEDDDRRAQDEIQKITDKYIAEADKALVVKEKDLMEI; encoded by the coding sequence ATGCTAAATGATATTAAGAAAGATGCTGAAGCGCGCATGGTTAAAAGTGTTGAGGTGTTGGCTGTTAACTTTAACAAAATACGTACTGGGCGTGCGCATCCCAGTATTCTCGACGGTGTGATGGTATCTTATTATGGCAATCCAACGCCGTTGTCTCAGGTGGCGAACGTATCGGTTCTAGATGCGCGTACCTTGTCATTAAGCCCGTGGGAGAAGTCCATGGTGCCGGAAATTGAAAAAGCCATTATGAAGTCGGACCTCGGCTTAAACCCTGTGACTACTGGCGAACTGATACGGGTACCTATGCCCGCGTTAACAGAAGAGTCGCGTAAAGGGTATATCAAGCAGGCGCGTACTGAAGCGGAGAATGGTCGAATCTCAATACGCAATATTCGTAGAGATGCTATCTCACACGTGAAAGACCTGCTGAAAGATAAAGAAATTGGTGAAGACGACGATCGTCGAGCGCAGGATGAAATCCAGAAAATTACCGATAAATATATTGCCGAAGCGGATAAAGCTTTAGTGGTTAAAGAAAAGGATCTGATGGAAATATAA
- the dapC gene encoding succinyldiaminopimelate transaminase encodes MNPLLQQLHPYPFEKLGALKTNITPPPALEHIALSIGEPKHEPPAHVLNRLSEQLSKVAHYPSTKGLPELRSAMAAWASKRFNLTNGSLSPDDNILPVNGTREALFAFVQASINSNSLQKPKVLMPNPFYQIYEGAALLAGAEPVFLNCTPENGFQPDYSLIDDDTWRDCQLLFICTPGNPTGAVMSIEQLQALIQLADEHDFIIASDECYSELYFDEANPPAGLLQACANMARDNFERCIVFHSLSKRSNLPGLRSGFVAGDKNLLAPFFQYRTYHGSAMPVHTQLASIAAWQDEAHVKSNRDLYRKKFECVLRILGDSLRVERPEASFYLWAETPIADTEFAQRLFAEYNITVLPGSYLARDTENGNPGKNRIRMALVASLEECEQAAIRIRDFCQQL; translated from the coding sequence ATGAATCCATTGCTACAACAGCTGCACCCCTATCCATTTGAAAAGTTAGGGGCGCTCAAAACCAACATTACGCCGCCGCCGGCTCTCGAACATATCGCACTTTCAATCGGCGAGCCTAAGCATGAACCACCGGCACATGTATTAAACAGGCTTAGTGAGCAACTCTCTAAAGTTGCTCACTACCCGTCAACAAAAGGCTTACCGGAGCTGCGCTCAGCAATGGCGGCCTGGGCAAGTAAGCGCTTTAATTTAACGAATGGCAGTTTATCCCCAGACGACAACATATTGCCCGTTAACGGCACGCGAGAAGCCCTATTTGCGTTTGTACAGGCCAGTATTAATAGTAACTCGCTTCAAAAGCCCAAAGTGCTAATGCCGAACCCTTTCTATCAAATTTATGAGGGCGCTGCACTCTTAGCCGGCGCTGAACCTGTCTTTTTAAATTGCACACCCGAGAATGGTTTTCAACCTGATTACAGCCTTATAGACGACGACACCTGGCGAGACTGCCAGCTACTATTTATTTGTACGCCAGGCAACCCGACCGGCGCAGTCATGAGCATTGAACAACTGCAGGCACTTATTCAGCTCGCCGACGAACATGATTTCATTATTGCAAGCGACGAATGCTACTCCGAGTTATATTTCGACGAAGCCAATCCGCCGGCAGGCTTACTGCAAGCCTGCGCCAATATGGCCCGCGATAACTTCGAGCGCTGTATTGTTTTTCATAGCCTCTCTAAACGATCCAATTTACCCGGCTTACGATCAGGTTTCGTCGCAGGCGATAAGAATTTATTGGCGCCTTTTTTTCAGTATCGCACCTATCACGGAAGTGCAATGCCCGTGCATACACAGCTCGCCAGTATTGCGGCATGGCAAGATGAAGCTCACGTTAAAAGTAATCGTGACTTATACCGCAAAAAATTCGAATGCGTTCTAAGGATACTGGGTGACAGCCTGAGAGTGGAGCGCCCCGAAGCCAGTTTTTATCTTTGGGCTGAAACTCCTATAGCCGATACGGAATTCGCGCAGCGCCTTTTTGCCGAATATAATATAACCGTATTACCCGGCAGTTATTTAGCCCGCGATACCGAAAACGGCAATCCTGGTAAAAACCGTATTCGCATGGCGCTAGTCGCCTCGCTAGAAGAATGCGAACAAGCCGCCATTCGCATACGCGATTTTTGTCAGCAGCTTTAG
- a CDS encoding [protein-PII] uridylyltransferase, which produces MSFSAPTEKKALPYCHCQPLFFNQSRFRDDLKKGPVISVFKDAIFGVNQHFDTRFQEGDDIRHLIFERATFIDLILHYAWHQYHWDDDIALIAVGGYGRAELHPKSDIDILILLSNKVKKKYDDQLQHLVTFLWDIGLDIGCSVRNLKECIKIAKEDITVATNLIEARRLAGNDMLRDELQVRTGPDAMWPVDKFFEAKCDEQQERHAKHNYTEYNLEPNIKNAPGGLRDIQTINWVAKRFFAVPALNLLYGQDFFTEQEYAILQRGEAFLWRVRYGVHMLSGRAEERLLFEYQRELAQLFGYEDEDSSLGVEKFMREYYRTVLALRELNDVLLQHLGEVIYSRKRQHKITPINERFQLHDNYIEVTHERVFDETPGALLEIFLIMGHNPAIKGVRPPTIRLLRESRALIDDKFRTTPSNNKMFLELFNIEKGLVKQLRRMSRYGILGRYLPAWGDITGQMQHDLFHRYTVDAHTLLVIQNLREFRHPESEKQFPIAAHIMKRRQHLPLLYLAGVFHDIGKGRGGDHSTLGSQDAIDFGHQHGLRGKDTRLIAWLVEKHLLMSYVSQKKDISDPEVIYDFALEVGDQRHLDYLYALTVADMRGTNPDIWNTWRASLMRQLYMETKRALRRGLENTIDKQETIEETQQLALAKLADKNLSSTAAQHIWDDLGDEYFIRESHLDIAWQTEAIIAHKKDEPLIIVSETTALEFEGATQIFIRTKDESNIFTAVANCLASLQLNIQDARLYSSTDGYTVDTFYVLDDDGQPIGDNPKRYKKIVAALYEELELLDEYTNVVRQRTPRALKQFAVPTQTSISNDIVSGYTVLEVISPDRTGLLATIGQVFMDHNIQLQNAKIATLGERVEDVFFVTDTDGNPLGSASQCNELQTAICSRLDQRVEQELAS; this is translated from the coding sequence ATGTCCTTCTCTGCCCCTACGGAAAAAAAAGCACTGCCGTACTGCCATTGCCAGCCATTATTTTTTAACCAATCTCGCTTTCGGGACGATTTAAAAAAAGGCCCCGTAATCAGTGTTTTCAAAGACGCAATATTTGGTGTTAACCAGCATTTTGATACGCGCTTTCAAGAAGGGGACGATATACGGCATTTGATATTTGAGCGTGCGACCTTTATTGACCTAATTCTGCATTACGCATGGCACCAATATCACTGGGACGACGACATCGCGCTTATTGCTGTGGGCGGGTATGGCCGAGCCGAACTGCACCCAAAATCTGATATCGACATATTAATTTTACTTAGCAATAAAGTTAAAAAGAAATACGACGATCAGCTGCAACACCTTGTAACCTTTTTATGGGATATCGGTTTAGACATTGGCTGCAGTGTTCGAAACTTAAAAGAATGCATAAAAATTGCTAAAGAAGATATTACCGTTGCAACCAACCTGATTGAAGCCCGCCGCCTAGCCGGCAACGACATGCTTCGCGACGAACTCCAAGTGCGCACCGGCCCCGACGCAATGTGGCCAGTTGATAAGTTTTTTGAAGCCAAATGTGATGAACAACAAGAGCGCCACGCCAAACATAATTACACCGAATACAACCTAGAGCCCAACATTAAAAACGCACCAGGTGGGCTACGTGACATCCAAACAATCAACTGGGTAGCCAAGCGTTTTTTTGCAGTGCCCGCACTCAACCTACTGTACGGCCAAGATTTTTTCACCGAACAGGAATACGCCATACTACAGCGCGGCGAAGCCTTTTTATGGCGAGTTCGCTACGGCGTTCATATGCTCTCCGGCAGAGCAGAAGAACGACTTTTATTTGAATATCAACGTGAACTCGCCCAACTGTTTGGCTACGAAGATGAAGACAGCAGCCTCGGCGTAGAAAAGTTTATGCGCGAATATTACCGCACAGTTCTCGCACTACGAGAGTTGAACGATGTACTTTTACAACATCTAGGCGAAGTTATCTATTCACGTAAGCGTCAACATAAAATAACCCCTATCAACGAGCGTTTTCAGTTACACGACAATTATATTGAAGTTACCCACGAACGCGTATTCGACGAAACGCCGGGCGCCCTTCTCGAAATATTCCTTATTATGGGGCACAACCCCGCTATCAAAGGGGTTCGACCACCCACCATTCGGTTGTTGCGAGAAAGCCGCGCATTAATTGACGATAAATTTAGAACGACCCCCTCCAACAACAAAATGTTTTTGGAGCTTTTCAATATTGAAAAGGGCCTAGTAAAACAACTACGCCGTATGAGCCGCTACGGCATTCTTGGGCGCTATCTCCCAGCGTGGGGCGACATTACGGGGCAAATGCAACACGACCTTTTCCACCGTTATACCGTCGATGCCCACACACTGCTAGTCATACAAAATTTGCGGGAATTCCGCCACCCTGAATCGGAAAAACAATTTCCGATTGCAGCCCATATAATGAAACGCCGCCAGCACCTTCCACTACTCTATTTGGCCGGCGTGTTTCACGACATTGGCAAAGGTCGCGGCGGCGACCACTCTACCCTCGGCTCCCAAGATGCTATCGACTTCGGTCATCAGCACGGGCTGCGCGGTAAGGACACTCGACTCATTGCGTGGCTGGTCGAAAAACATTTGTTGATGTCTTACGTCTCCCAGAAAAAAGATATTTCAGACCCAGAAGTTATCTACGATTTTGCGCTAGAAGTGGGAGACCAACGTCACCTCGATTATCTCTATGCACTTACTGTGGCCGATATGCGCGGCACCAACCCCGATATATGGAATACATGGCGTGCCAGTCTCATGCGCCAACTGTACATGGAAACCAAACGAGCGCTGCGGCGCGGTTTGGAAAACACCATAGATAAACAGGAAACAATCGAAGAAACTCAACAGCTCGCTCTCGCAAAACTTGCTGACAAAAATCTATCGTCAACGGCTGCACAGCATATTTGGGACGATCTCGGAGATGAATATTTCATTCGAGAATCACATTTAGACATCGCGTGGCAAACAGAAGCAATCATAGCGCACAAAAAAGACGAACCGCTCATAATCGTCAGCGAAACAACCGCACTGGAGTTTGAAGGCGCGACACAAATATTTATTCGAACCAAGGATGAAAGCAATATTTTTACTGCCGTTGCAAACTGCTTGGCCTCACTACAACTCAACATTCAAGATGCTCGGCTTTACTCATCAACAGACGGCTATACCGTGGATACTTTCTACGTACTGGATGACGACGGACAACCTATTGGGGACAACCCTAAACGATACAAAAAAATTGTCGCCGCTCTTTACGAAGAACTCGAACTGCTAGACGAATACACCAACGTTGTACGACAACGAACACCGCGCGCGCTTAAGCAATTTGCCGTTCCGACACAAACGAGCATTAGCAATGATATCGTTAGCGGTTACACCGTTCTCGAAGTGATAAGCCCCGATAGAACAGGGCTACTCGCCACCATTGGCCAAGTATTTATGGACCATAACATCCAACTTCAAAACGCAAAAATTGCGACACTAGGTGAAAGGGTCGAAGATGTATTTTTTGTAACAGATACCGACGGTAACCCTCTCGGTTCTGCCAGCCAGTGTAACGAGTTACAAACAGCAATATGCTCTCGACTAGACCAACGAGTTGAACAAGAATTAGCTTCCTGA
- the uppS gene encoding polyprenyl diphosphate synthase, with protein sequence MIVTDNVNSHPLRHVAIIMDGNNRWAKLQGRSGIAGHKAGVERIRDVLSACREQGVEALTLFAFSSENWRRPPIEVEALMGLFYSYLKKEARKLADEGVALKVIGNRSRFDKKLLKAIDEAERIADSGDSTLVIAADYGGCWDIAQSAQILAQKVVMGQMAITDITEASLSEHVSTASLPPLDLLIRTGGEQRISNFLLWQAAYAELYFSELLWPEFDGVALRAAVDDYFSRQRRFGKTGDQLKNEATRA encoded by the coding sequence ATGATAGTTACCGATAATGTGAATTCGCACCCTCTCCGCCACGTCGCCATTATTATGGACGGCAATAACCGTTGGGCTAAACTACAGGGCCGCTCTGGGATCGCTGGGCATAAAGCGGGCGTAGAACGTATTCGCGATGTGTTGAGTGCGTGTCGCGAGCAGGGCGTGGAAGCGCTTACGTTGTTTGCTTTTAGTAGTGAAAATTGGCGTCGACCGCCCATTGAGGTAGAAGCCTTAATGGGGTTGTTTTATAGCTACCTCAAAAAAGAGGCTAGAAAGCTAGCTGATGAGGGCGTGGCCTTGAAAGTTATCGGCAATCGTTCTCGGTTTGATAAAAAACTACTTAAGGCTATTGATGAAGCGGAAAGGATTGCCGACAGCGGTGATTCAACGCTGGTGATAGCGGCCGATTATGGCGGTTGTTGGGATATTGCCCAATCGGCACAAATACTTGCGCAGAAAGTTGTCATGGGCCAAATGGCCATCACAGATATAACTGAGGCAAGCCTTTCCGAGCATGTCAGTACAGCTTCACTTCCTCCTCTAGATTTACTTATTCGTACCGGCGGCGAGCAGCGCATCAGCAACTTCTTGTTGTGGCAGGCGGCCTATGCCGAACTTTATTTTTCTGAATTGCTTTGGCCTGAATTTGACGGTGTTGCGTTAAGGGCAGCGGTTGATGATTACTTTAGTCGTCAGCGCCGTTTTGGCAAAACGGGCGATCAACTTAAAAACGAGGCTACTCGTGCTTAA